The Oncorhynchus mykiss isolate Arlee chromosome 20, USDA_OmykA_1.1, whole genome shotgun sequence genome includes a region encoding these proteins:
- the LOC110499126 gene encoding chromobox protein homolog 1 isoform X1: MSMSEITEPSNDDAPTLTEAAINPAPTAIIPPAPTAPTQSEVTMTTPAEEIQEKAAEDVVAVEEEEDEYVVEKVLNRRVVKGRVEYLLKWKGFSDDDNTWEPEDNLDCPDLIAQFLQKQKSAHESVGKRKSAEPNVEGEESRPKKKKDDPEKLRGFTRGLDPERIIGATDSTGELMFLMKWKNSDEADLVPAKEANVKCPQVVISFYEERLTWHSYPTEEEEKKDDKN, translated from the exons ATGAGTATGAGCGAGATTACAGAACCTTCTAATGATGATGCTCCCACTCTTACTGAAG CCGCCATTAACCCTGCACCCACAGCCATCATTCCCCCTGCACCCACAGCCCCCACCCAGTCTGAGGTGACGATGACGACACCGGCTGAGGAGATACAGGAGAAGGCGGCTGAGGATGTGGTGGCcgtggaggaagaggaagacgaaTATGTGGTGGAGAAAGTTTTGAATCGAAGGGTGGTGAAAGGGAGAGTGGAGTACCTTCTTAAGTGGAAAGGCTTTTCGGA TGATGACAACACATGGGAGCCAGAGGATAATTTGGACTGTCCCGACCTAATTGCACAGTTTCTGCAGAAACAGAAATCCGCTCATGAGTCTGTAGGCAAGAGGAAGTCTGCAGAGCCTAATGTGGAAGGAGAGGAAAGTCGACCCAAGAAGAAAAAAGACGAC CCAGAGAAACTAAGGGGCTTCACTCGAGGTTTGGACCCAGAGAGGATTATTGGCGCCACTGACTCCACTGGAGAACTCATGTTCCTCATGAAATG GAAAAACTCAGATGAAGCAGACCTGGTACCAGCTAAGGAAGCAAACGTGAAGTGTCCACAGGTGGTCATATCCTTCTATGAGGAGCGGCTCACGTGGCACTCTTAccccacagaggaggaggagaagaaggacgACAAGAACTAG
- the LOC110499126 gene encoding chromobox protein homolog 1 isoform X2, whose amino-acid sequence MSMSEITEPSNDDAPTLTEAPTQSEVTMTTPAEEIQEKAAEDVVAVEEEEDEYVVEKVLNRRVVKGRVEYLLKWKGFSDDDNTWEPEDNLDCPDLIAQFLQKQKSAHESVGKRKSAEPNVEGEESRPKKKKDDPEKLRGFTRGLDPERIIGATDSTGELMFLMKWKNSDEADLVPAKEANVKCPQVVISFYEERLTWHSYPTEEEEKKDDKN is encoded by the exons ATGAGTATGAGCGAGATTACAGAACCTTCTAATGATGATGCTCCCACTCTTACTGAAG CCCCCACCCAGTCTGAGGTGACGATGACGACACCGGCTGAGGAGATACAGGAGAAGGCGGCTGAGGATGTGGTGGCcgtggaggaagaggaagacgaaTATGTGGTGGAGAAAGTTTTGAATCGAAGGGTGGTGAAAGGGAGAGTGGAGTACCTTCTTAAGTGGAAAGGCTTTTCGGA TGATGACAACACATGGGAGCCAGAGGATAATTTGGACTGTCCCGACCTAATTGCACAGTTTCTGCAGAAACAGAAATCCGCTCATGAGTCTGTAGGCAAGAGGAAGTCTGCAGAGCCTAATGTGGAAGGAGAGGAAAGTCGACCCAAGAAGAAAAAAGACGAC CCAGAGAAACTAAGGGGCTTCACTCGAGGTTTGGACCCAGAGAGGATTATTGGCGCCACTGACTCCACTGGAGAACTCATGTTCCTCATGAAATG GAAAAACTCAGATGAAGCAGACCTGGTACCAGCTAAGGAAGCAAACGTGAAGTGTCCACAGGTGGTCATATCCTTCTATGAGGAGCGGCTCACGTGGCACTCTTAccccacagaggaggaggagaagaaggacgACAAGAACTAG
- the LOC110499125 gene encoding endoplasmic reticulum membrane sensor NFE2L1 isoform X2 encodes MLYLKKYFTEGLIQFTILLSLIGVRVDLDTYLSNQLPPLREIILGPSSAYTQTQFHNLRNTLDGYGIHPKSVDLDQFFTTRRLLNQVRQLDRLSVPSPELSTWLVHRDPETVVSAASQSSPSITLDNGAGLEDVNTSETPTMRGGGGAPESTYNPSGEDSNLGAVAPEDSQEQRNRDGNDDLTKEDIDLIDILWRQDIDLGAGREVFNYSSRQKESEAEKPSPEEEERAEAQERWRNGVNLQEAQPVDGETGESIPEQILGLGSQTSLSLQECLRLLEATFPFGEESPEFPAPVVTAESAVANEEAPSTSLGLPLTPPLPQLDLEQQWQDIMAIMELQEMEVNNTSDNSFLSTTSNSTNTSGSTSESGSVGSFGLTRSSTLIHQDVSLRQASLPSCSQDFPTLFNPEMDATSTPRTPLLRMSSSNSSNVNSTFGATNLTGLFLPPPLNSTNNITCTPVLPDPFSTMLEVSMLDEISLLDLAMEEGFNQAQASQLEDELDSDSGLSLDSSHSPVSPSSSETSCSSAASSSSTSATFSEEGAVGYSTDSESAAVEPEEGAVGGYQPEFNKLCRMSYQDPSQFHGLPQLDNINHNHTYNLPLSSSFDEHLELPIPTGKKMGREKQSKLKPQQDFLDKQSSRDERRARAMKIPFSNEKIINLPVEEFNELLSKHHLSEAQLALVRDIRRRGKNKMAAQNCRKRKLDTIINLEQGVHDLRRDKARLLKEKMEFIRSIRQMKQKVQSLYQEVFTQLRDEEGQPYLPSEYSLQYSADGSVLIMPRTMTDQQTRKPEKKQKDKKK; translated from the exons ATGCTTTACCTGAAAAAGTACTTCACAGAGGGCCTGATTCAGTTCACCATCCTCCTGAGTCTCATTGGGGTGCGGGTGGACCTGGACACCTACCTGAGCAATCAGCTGCCCCCACTGCGGGAGATCATCCTAGGTCCTAGCTCGGCCTACACCCAGACGCAGTTCCACAACCTCCGCAACACGCTGGACGGGTATGGCATCCATCCCAAGAGTGTGGACCTTGACCAGTTCTTTACCACCCGCCGGCTGCTGAACCAGGTGCGCCAGCTGGATCGCCTGTCAGTGCCCAGTCCAGAGCTGAGCACGTGGCTGGTGCACCGTGACCCTGAGACTGTGGTGTCCGCCGCCAGCCAATCCAGCCCCAGCATCACCCTGGACAATGGAGCCGGCCTGGAGGACGTGAACACCTCCGAAACCCCGACCatgaggggtggtggaggagcgCCTGAGTCCACCTACAACCCAAGTGGAGAGGACAGCAACCTGGGAGCCGTGGCCCCTGAGGACAGCCAGGAGCAGCGCAACAGGGATGGCAATGATGACCTCACCAAAGAG GACATTGATTTGATTGACATCCTGTGGCGACAGGACATCGACCTTGGCGCGGGACGGGAAGTGTTCAACTATAGCAGTCGCCAGAAGGAGAGTGAGGCGGAAAAGCCCAGcccagaggaggaggaaagagcagaggcacaggagagatggaggaatggagtGAACCTTCAAGAGGCTCAGCCTGTGGATGGAGAGACCGGGGAGAGCATACCAGAGCAG ATCCTAGGCCTTGGCTCTCAGACCTCACTGTCCCTGCAGGAATGCCTAAGGCTGCTGGAGGCCACCTTCCCTTTCGGAGAAGAATCTCCTGAG TTTCCAGCCCCTGTAGTCACAGCTGAGTCTGCGGTGGCCAATGAAGAAGCTCCATCCACATCTCTGGGCCTACCACTGACTCCCCCGTTGCCCCAGTTGGACCTGGAGCAGCAGTGGCAAGACATCATGGCTATCATGGAACTACAG GAAATGGAGGTTAATAACACCTCAGACAACTCCTTCCTCAGCACTACTTCCAACAGTACCAATACCAGTGGCAGCACAAGTGAGTCCGGCTCAGTTGGAAGCTTTGGACTTACTCGTTCCTCCACCCTTATTCACCAAGATGTCAGCCTTCGCCAGGCCTCCCTCCCTAGCTGCAGCCAGGACTTTCCAACACTTTTCAATCCAGAGATGGATGCCACTAGCACCCCACGGACCCCCTTGCTTAGAATGTCCTCTAGCAACTCCTCCAACGTCAACTCTACATTCGGAGCCACCAACCTGACTGGACTCTTTCTCCCACCGCCTCTGAACAGCACCAACAACATCACTTGCACTCCAGTGTTGCCTGATCCCTTCAGCACTATGCTGGAGGTGTCTATGCTGGATGAGATCAGTCTGCTGGACCTGGCAATGGAGGAGGGCTTCAACCAGGCCCAGGCCTCTCAGCTGGAGGATGAACTCGACTCGGACTCCGGCCTCTCCCTAGACTCCAGTCACAGCCCGGTCTCACCGAGCAGCTCTGAGACCTCCTGCTCCTCCGccgcttcctcctcctccacctctgccACCTTCTCAGAGGAAGGGGCTGTGGGATACAGCACTGACTCGGAGTCAGCTGCCGTGGAACCAGAAGAAGGTGCTGTGGGGGGCTACCAGCCCGAGTTCAACAAGCTCTGCCGCATGAGCTACCAGGACCCCTCCCAGTTCCATGGGCTCCCTCAGCTCGACAACATCAACCACAATCACACCTACAATTTACCACTGTCTTCATCGTTCGATGAACACCTAGAGCTACCGATTCCCACTGGCAAGAAAATGGGCCGTGAGAAGCAGTCAAAGCTTAAGCCACAACAGGATTTCCTGGACAAACAGTCGAGTCGCGATGAGCGACGGGCTCGGGCCATGAAGATCCCCTTCTCAAACGAGAAGATCATAAATCTGCCTGTGGAGGAGTTCAACGAGCTTCTGTCCAAGCACCACCTGAGCGAGGCCCAACTGGCCCTCGTCCGCGACATTCGTAGACGTGGCAAGAACAAGATGGCGGCCCAGAACTGCCGCAAGCGCAAGCTGGATACCATCATCAACCTGGAGCAAGGGGTGCACGACCTGCGCCGTGACAAGGCGCGGCTGCTGAAGGAGAAGATGGAGTTTATTCGCTCCATCCGCCAGATGAAGCAGAAAGTGCAAAGCCTCTACCAGGAGGTGTTCACCCAGCTTCGGGATGAGGAGGGCCAGCCCTACCTCCCCAGCGAGTACTCGCTCCAGTACAGCGCCGACGGCAGCGTCCTGATCATGCCCCGCACCATGACAGATCAGCAAACCCGTAAGCCCGAAAAGAAACAAAAGGACAAAAAGAAGTGA
- the LOC110499125 gene encoding endoplasmic reticulum membrane sensor NFE2L1 isoform X1: MHFSCTLSAMLYLKKYFTEGLIQFTILLSLIGVRVDLDTYLSNQLPPLREIILGPSSAYTQTQFHNLRNTLDGYGIHPKSVDLDQFFTTRRLLNQVRQLDRLSVPSPELSTWLVHRDPETVVSAASQSSPSITLDNGAGLEDVNTSETPTMRGGGGAPESTYNPSGEDSNLGAVAPEDSQEQRNRDGNDDLTKEDIDLIDILWRQDIDLGAGREVFNYSSRQKESEAEKPSPEEEERAEAQERWRNGVNLQEAQPVDGETGESIPEQILGLGSQTSLSLQECLRLLEATFPFGEESPEFPAPVVTAESAVANEEAPSTSLGLPLTPPLPQLDLEQQWQDIMAIMELQEMEVNNTSDNSFLSTTSNSTNTSGSTSESGSVGSFGLTRSSTLIHQDVSLRQASLPSCSQDFPTLFNPEMDATSTPRTPLLRMSSSNSSNVNSTFGATNLTGLFLPPPLNSTNNITCTPVLPDPFSTMLEVSMLDEISLLDLAMEEGFNQAQASQLEDELDSDSGLSLDSSHSPVSPSSSETSCSSAASSSSTSATFSEEGAVGYSTDSESAAVEPEEGAVGGYQPEFNKLCRMSYQDPSQFHGLPQLDNINHNHTYNLPLSSSFDEHLELPIPTGKKMGREKQSKLKPQQDFLDKQSSRDERRARAMKIPFSNEKIINLPVEEFNELLSKHHLSEAQLALVRDIRRRGKNKMAAQNCRKRKLDTIINLEQGVHDLRRDKARLLKEKMEFIRSIRQMKQKVQSLYQEVFTQLRDEEGQPYLPSEYSLQYSADGSVLIMPRTMTDQQTRKPEKKQKDKKK, translated from the exons ATGCATTTCAGTTGTACATTGTCAG CAATGCTTTACCTGAAAAAGTACTTCACAGAGGGCCTGATTCAGTTCACCATCCTCCTGAGTCTCATTGGGGTGCGGGTGGACCTGGACACCTACCTGAGCAATCAGCTGCCCCCACTGCGGGAGATCATCCTAGGTCCTAGCTCGGCCTACACCCAGACGCAGTTCCACAACCTCCGCAACACGCTGGACGGGTATGGCATCCATCCCAAGAGTGTGGACCTTGACCAGTTCTTTACCACCCGCCGGCTGCTGAACCAGGTGCGCCAGCTGGATCGCCTGTCAGTGCCCAGTCCAGAGCTGAGCACGTGGCTGGTGCACCGTGACCCTGAGACTGTGGTGTCCGCCGCCAGCCAATCCAGCCCCAGCATCACCCTGGACAATGGAGCCGGCCTGGAGGACGTGAACACCTCCGAAACCCCGACCatgaggggtggtggaggagcgCCTGAGTCCACCTACAACCCAAGTGGAGAGGACAGCAACCTGGGAGCCGTGGCCCCTGAGGACAGCCAGGAGCAGCGCAACAGGGATGGCAATGATGACCTCACCAAAGAG GACATTGATTTGATTGACATCCTGTGGCGACAGGACATCGACCTTGGCGCGGGACGGGAAGTGTTCAACTATAGCAGTCGCCAGAAGGAGAGTGAGGCGGAAAAGCCCAGcccagaggaggaggaaagagcagaggcacaggagagatggaggaatggagtGAACCTTCAAGAGGCTCAGCCTGTGGATGGAGAGACCGGGGAGAGCATACCAGAGCAG ATCCTAGGCCTTGGCTCTCAGACCTCACTGTCCCTGCAGGAATGCCTAAGGCTGCTGGAGGCCACCTTCCCTTTCGGAGAAGAATCTCCTGAG TTTCCAGCCCCTGTAGTCACAGCTGAGTCTGCGGTGGCCAATGAAGAAGCTCCATCCACATCTCTGGGCCTACCACTGACTCCCCCGTTGCCCCAGTTGGACCTGGAGCAGCAGTGGCAAGACATCATGGCTATCATGGAACTACAG GAAATGGAGGTTAATAACACCTCAGACAACTCCTTCCTCAGCACTACTTCCAACAGTACCAATACCAGTGGCAGCACAAGTGAGTCCGGCTCAGTTGGAAGCTTTGGACTTACTCGTTCCTCCACCCTTATTCACCAAGATGTCAGCCTTCGCCAGGCCTCCCTCCCTAGCTGCAGCCAGGACTTTCCAACACTTTTCAATCCAGAGATGGATGCCACTAGCACCCCACGGACCCCCTTGCTTAGAATGTCCTCTAGCAACTCCTCCAACGTCAACTCTACATTCGGAGCCACCAACCTGACTGGACTCTTTCTCCCACCGCCTCTGAACAGCACCAACAACATCACTTGCACTCCAGTGTTGCCTGATCCCTTCAGCACTATGCTGGAGGTGTCTATGCTGGATGAGATCAGTCTGCTGGACCTGGCAATGGAGGAGGGCTTCAACCAGGCCCAGGCCTCTCAGCTGGAGGATGAACTCGACTCGGACTCCGGCCTCTCCCTAGACTCCAGTCACAGCCCGGTCTCACCGAGCAGCTCTGAGACCTCCTGCTCCTCCGccgcttcctcctcctccacctctgccACCTTCTCAGAGGAAGGGGCTGTGGGATACAGCACTGACTCGGAGTCAGCTGCCGTGGAACCAGAAGAAGGTGCTGTGGGGGGCTACCAGCCCGAGTTCAACAAGCTCTGCCGCATGAGCTACCAGGACCCCTCCCAGTTCCATGGGCTCCCTCAGCTCGACAACATCAACCACAATCACACCTACAATTTACCACTGTCTTCATCGTTCGATGAACACCTAGAGCTACCGATTCCCACTGGCAAGAAAATGGGCCGTGAGAAGCAGTCAAAGCTTAAGCCACAACAGGATTTCCTGGACAAACAGTCGAGTCGCGATGAGCGACGGGCTCGGGCCATGAAGATCCCCTTCTCAAACGAGAAGATCATAAATCTGCCTGTGGAGGAGTTCAACGAGCTTCTGTCCAAGCACCACCTGAGCGAGGCCCAACTGGCCCTCGTCCGCGACATTCGTAGACGTGGCAAGAACAAGATGGCGGCCCAGAACTGCCGCAAGCGCAAGCTGGATACCATCATCAACCTGGAGCAAGGGGTGCACGACCTGCGCCGTGACAAGGCGCGGCTGCTGAAGGAGAAGATGGAGTTTATTCGCTCCATCCGCCAGATGAAGCAGAAAGTGCAAAGCCTCTACCAGGAGGTGTTCACCCAGCTTCGGGATGAGGAGGGCCAGCCCTACCTCCCCAGCGAGTACTCGCTCCAGTACAGCGCCGACGGCAGCGTCCTGATCATGCCCCGCACCATGACAGATCAGCAAACCCGTAAGCCCGAAAAGAAACAAAAGGACAAAAAGAAGTGA